One Veillonellales bacterium DNA segment encodes these proteins:
- a CDS encoding indolepyruvate oxidoreductase subunit beta, whose amino-acid sequence MKNINFLVSGVGGQGTVVASDILAAVGMEAGYEAKKSDVLGLAMRGGSVTSHIRWSQGTVHAPMVGLGEINYMVAFELLEALRRLPFMNPEGTIIVNTQQLPPVSVTSGQTNYPSQTEIITTLKKHVKTVYEIDALSTALKLKNSKTVNVVIMGAASALFDIPTDIWEKVIAGTVRPKHVELNIAAFREGRKLMEVG is encoded by the coding sequence ATGAAAAACATTAACTTTTTAGTATCAGGTGTTGGTGGTCAAGGTACCGTTGTTGCCAGTGATATTCTGGCAGCGGTTGGCATGGAAGCCGGCTATGAGGCCAAAAAATCAGATGTGCTAGGATTAGCAATGAGAGGCGGAAGCGTTACATCACATATTCGCTGGAGTCAAGGAACGGTACATGCTCCTATGGTCGGGTTAGGTGAAATAAATTATATGGTGGCTTTTGAATTGCTGGAGGCATTGCGGCGCTTGCCCTTTATGAACCCGGAAGGAACTATTATTGTAAATACACAACAGCTTCCGCCGGTATCGGTTACTTCCGGTCAGACTAATTACCCAAGTCAAACGGAAATAATCACCACACTTAAGAAGCATGTAAAAACAGTGTACGAGATAGATGCTCTGTCGACAGCTCTAAAGCTTAAAAATTCTAAGACGGTAAATGTTGTTATTATGGGAGCTGCTTCGGCGTTGTTCGATATTCCGACAGATATTTGGGAAAAAGTAATTGCGGGTACGGTTCGGCCTAAACATGTTGAGCTCAACATTGCTGCCTTCAGAGAGGGACGCAAACTTATGGAGGTGGGCTAA
- a CDS encoding thiamine pyrophosphate-dependent enzyme — translation MRKVLYSGNEAIARGAYEAGVRVAVGYPGTPSSEILENIAKLYKEDIYAEWSANEKVAMDVAAGAAYSGVRTIVTTKQVGMNVLSDSLFYLVYTGIEAGVVVVTADDPGMFSSQNEQDNRWYARIGKIPMLEPCDSQESKDMVALGMELSEKFNTPVILRTGMRISHSKSIVNLGEREKNIKSAKEFPRDIKKYNCNCIYSREKRQVIAKRLKDLAQWAETAAINSITWGDRKLGIISSGIVSEYAREVFPNASILKLGMVYPLPEKKIRDFARQVDEVVVIEELDPFLEEQIKAMGISVRGKDIFLAYDELLPSTLREQAVAAKLLPAEELPKQPNFDIGELPSRNAVFCQGCPHRSTFYLLSKLKVPVTGDIGCYNLGCLPPFNAQHTMGSMGASIGQLHGVSAAGGPERAVCTIGDSTFFHAGLPALANMVHNNMRGVIIILDNETTAMTGHQDHPGMDKTLMGKPTAKIDIENLCLAMGVKKVKKVNAFHVKEVEASLKECLAWNDGPAVLIPTGECIFVARNPKQAYAVDANKCIACGNCTKAGCPAIIRIDEINPKTGKRKMGINSVICNGCSVCSQICPTGAIYQTGRKEAAE, via the coding sequence ATGAGAAAAGTGCTTTATAGCGGCAATGAAGCGATTGCCCGGGGTGCATATGAGGCCGGCGTCAGAGTGGCAGTCGGTTATCCGGGAACGCCGAGTTCGGAAATTCTCGAAAATATCGCCAAGTTGTACAAAGAAGATATTTATGCTGAATGGTCGGCAAATGAAAAGGTAGCAATGGATGTTGCTGCCGGAGCCGCATATTCCGGAGTCAGAACCATCGTTACCACGAAACAGGTAGGCATGAATGTATTGTCTGATTCTTTGTTTTATCTTGTTTACACAGGCATTGAGGCTGGCGTGGTTGTTGTAACTGCGGATGATCCGGGAATGTTCAGTTCACAAAATGAGCAAGACAACAGGTGGTATGCCCGGATTGGAAAAATACCGATGCTAGAGCCTTGTGACAGCCAAGAGTCGAAGGATATGGTCGCATTGGGCATGGAGCTTAGTGAGAAGTTCAATACACCGGTAATTCTTCGTACGGGGATGCGTATCTCCCATTCAAAATCAATTGTTAACTTAGGAGAGCGGGAGAAAAATATAAAAAGCGCTAAGGAATTCCCCCGTGATATTAAAAAATATAACTGCAATTGCATATATTCCCGGGAAAAGCGCCAGGTAATTGCTAAGAGATTAAAAGACTTGGCTCAGTGGGCTGAAACAGCCGCGATTAACAGCATTACCTGGGGTGATCGAAAACTTGGCATAATTTCGAGCGGCATTGTTTCCGAATATGCGCGGGAAGTATTCCCGAATGCTTCTATTTTAAAATTAGGAATGGTTTATCCGCTGCCTGAGAAAAAAATTCGCGATTTTGCCCGGCAAGTCGATGAGGTTGTTGTCATTGAGGAACTAGATCCTTTCTTGGAAGAACAAATTAAAGCTATGGGTATTTCTGTAAGAGGCAAGGATATCTTTTTAGCTTATGACGAACTTTTACCGTCTACCTTGCGTGAACAAGCTGTTGCGGCCAAACTGCTGCCGGCGGAAGAGCTTCCGAAGCAGCCGAATTTTGATATTGGTGAGCTGCCTTCGCGGAATGCCGTATTCTGCCAAGGCTGTCCTCATCGTTCTACCTTTTATCTGTTAAGCAAGTTAAAAGTCCCCGTTACCGGCGATATAGGCTGCTACAATCTTGGCTGCCTGCCGCCGTTCAATGCTCAGCATACGATGGGTTCAATGGGCGCATCCATTGGCCAGCTTCACGGCGTATCGGCCGCCGGAGGACCGGAACGGGCTGTTTGCACAATCGGGGACTCAACCTTCTTCCATGCCGGATTGCCGGCATTAGCTAATATGGTTCATAATAACATGCGAGGAGTTATTATTATTCTCGACAATGAAACTACTGCTATGACCGGGCATCAGGATCATCCCGGTATGGATAAGACGCTCATGGGTAAGCCGACAGCCAAAATTGACATCGAAAACCTTTGTTTGGCAATGGGTGTAAAAAAGGTTAAAAAAGTCAATGCCTTTCATGTTAAAGAGGTTGAAGCAAGCTTAAAAGAATGCTTGGCCTGGAACGATGGACCGGCTGTTCTTATTCCGACCGGCGAGTGCATTTTTGTCGCCCGTAATCCCAAGCAAGCTTACGCTGTAGATGCGAATAAGTGCATTGCCTGCGGAAATTGTACCAAAGCGGGTTGTCCGGCTATTATTCGTATAGATGAAATCAATCCTAAGACCGGGAAGCGGAAAATGGGCATAAATTCGGTGATTTGCAACGGATGCAGTGTGTGCTCACAGATTTGTCCAACTGGTGCCATCTATCAGACAGGGCGAAAGGAGGCCGCAGAATGA
- a CDS encoding MFS transporter: MSAEQLASNIPQQRWLRIIPPAILVYIFAYMDRVNIGFAMAGGMNEDLGMTASMAGLAAGIFFIGYLFLQIPAGHIAAVGSAKKFIAGTIIVWGALSVCTGFVTTTTQLLVLRFALGVSEGGVFPAMLVIISKWFPVEERARANAFFVMNLAIASIITGPISGWIISSWGWRYVFIVEGAVSFLLLAAWWPFIDDKPEDSKWISAAERDYLVMRREQEQVKVQSAGATTSYKEVWFNKNTWKMILFFFCYMIGILGYTMWLPTILKQLMNTGMGAVGLFSAVPYIATMIGQYLIARRSDRSGNRRGYVALSAFGFAVCFFMVTQFRSQIWVCYAFLIGCGFFMQGFAGPFWTIAPMLFARNVVGGALGLINAMGNLGGFVGPFLVGWLITQTHNTDAGLYAMAAALAIACLTALSFPAKTAGKKTENLNDSQVI; the protein is encoded by the coding sequence ATGAGCGCAGAGCAATTAGCGAGTAATATTCCGCAGCAGCGTTGGCTAAGAATTATTCCGCCGGCCATTCTTGTCTATATTTTTGCCTATATGGACAGAGTTAATATTGGATTTGCCATGGCCGGCGGCATGAATGAAGATCTTGGTATGACAGCCTCAATGGCCGGCTTGGCGGCAGGTATATTTTTTATTGGTTACTTGTTTTTGCAGATTCCCGCGGGACATATTGCGGCAGTAGGAAGCGCAAAGAAGTTTATTGCCGGCACTATTATCGTCTGGGGAGCACTTTCTGTTTGTACGGGATTTGTTACCACTACAACTCAACTGCTAGTTTTGAGATTTGCTCTTGGTGTCTCAGAAGGCGGCGTTTTCCCTGCTATGCTGGTCATTATCAGCAAATGGTTTCCTGTGGAAGAACGAGCCAGAGCAAATGCTTTCTTTGTTATGAACCTTGCTATTGCGTCAATAATTACCGGGCCTATATCGGGCTGGATTATAAGTTCTTGGGGCTGGCGGTATGTTTTCATAGTCGAAGGTGCCGTTTCCTTCCTTCTGTTGGCAGCCTGGTGGCCGTTTATTGACGATAAACCTGAAGATTCCAAATGGATATCGGCAGCAGAAAGGGACTATCTGGTAATGCGTCGCGAGCAGGAGCAGGTAAAGGTTCAATCTGCCGGCGCAACGACATCTTATAAGGAAGTTTGGTTTAATAAAAACACTTGGAAAATGATACTGTTCTTTTTCTGCTATATGATTGGCATACTTGGCTATACAATGTGGCTTCCGACTATTTTGAAGCAATTGATGAATACCGGTATGGGGGCAGTAGGGCTTTTTTCAGCCGTTCCTTATATCGCCACAATGATTGGGCAGTATTTGATCGCGAGGAGATCTGATCGTAGTGGTAACCGGCGCGGTTATGTTGCTTTATCTGCATTTGGCTTTGCAGTTTGCTTCTTTATGGTTACTCAGTTTCGCAGTCAGATTTGGGTGTGTTATGCGTTTCTAATTGGCTGCGGCTTCTTCATGCAGGGTTTTGCCGGACCATTCTGGACCATAGCGCCAATGTTATTCGCCCGTAATGTAGTAGGCGGGGCACTGGGACTTATTAACGCTATGGGCAATCTTGGCGGTTTTGTCGGTCCGTTCCTGGTAGGCTGGCTTATTACACAAACTCATAATACCGACGCAGGTTTGTATGCAATGGCGGCTGCCTTAGCGATTGCCTGTCTGACCGCACTTTCGTTTCCGGCAAAAACAGCCGGTAAGAAGACTGAAAACTTGAATGACAGTCAAGTTATTTAG
- a CDS encoding acetate--CoA ligase family protein, producing MNIIINPTKNLSSLLQPRSIAVVGASDSIGAGRNVIENLKMLGFTGKIYPVNPKRQVVLGYKCYPSINAIPDEVDCAAITIGAGQIIPVLEQCGSKGIKGAWAFASGFAETGETGKELQIKLKETCDKYNIAFCGPNCVGFANMNDHVATYSAPLNPNLISGKIGVIVQSGAICIALTDANRDIGFSKIISSGNEAVLDLTDYISYLLEDSNTEVITAFVEGFRRPERLAEVASRALELNKPIIVLKVGRSVMAQRSTAAHTGALTGSDKVQDAFFKQHGIIRVDDLDELLETAELFLKSKASLPAGDRIGMITVSGGEIGLIGDVAAEMKLSFPPLTTAGYSALKKVLPPFTNVGNPLDAWGSGDLRECYPRCMEIMAQEPDFDILAVSLDATASLAANQGEQYADVARAAVKVKRTVGKEIIAFSNIAGGTDTKVKEILDSASIPFLQGTRESLKAVKRFVEYSKVRHAKHNSSINGFSPPFEQTARLIEGKTGFLSEYDAKALLETYGIARPKELIARTEAQAVNHADEIGYPLVMKINSADIAHKTEAGGVILGVADEAGVRTAYRTILTNAKRYNPKAVLDGVLIGEMISGAVAEFIVGVNTDKNFGPVVACGMGGVLVEIFKDAALRLPPLTNDSAAAMLNEIKSSALLKGFRGRPEGDVEALVRALVQIGRLAVDWKDHICAIDINPLFVLPKGKGVMAVDSIIELR from the coding sequence GTGAATATCATTATCAATCCGACGAAAAATCTATCTTCTTTGCTGCAGCCGCGGTCAATCGCTGTAGTAGGTGCGTCTGACAGTATCGGTGCTGGGCGAAATGTAATCGAAAATTTGAAAATGCTTGGGTTTACCGGAAAAATTTATCCCGTAAACCCCAAACGCCAAGTTGTATTGGGTTATAAGTGTTATCCGTCAATTAATGCTATTCCTGATGAAGTGGACTGTGCCGCAATTACTATTGGGGCCGGTCAAATTATCCCCGTATTAGAACAATGCGGCAGCAAGGGTATAAAAGGTGCTTGGGCCTTTGCCAGCGGTTTTGCCGAAACAGGTGAAACCGGGAAAGAACTGCAGATAAAACTAAAAGAAACCTGCGATAAATATAATATCGCATTTTGCGGTCCGAACTGTGTAGGCTTTGCTAATATGAACGATCATGTGGCAACCTATAGCGCACCATTAAATCCGAACCTAATAAGCGGTAAAATCGGGGTAATTGTCCAGAGTGGGGCCATATGCATCGCGCTAACGGACGCAAATCGCGACATAGGATTTAGCAAAATCATTTCCAGCGGTAATGAAGCGGTACTGGACTTAACCGATTACATAAGCTACCTGCTTGAGGACAGTAATACAGAGGTAATTACCGCTTTTGTCGAAGGCTTTCGCAGGCCTGAACGGCTTGCGGAGGTTGCCAGCCGGGCTCTTGAACTTAATAAACCCATTATCGTGTTAAAGGTTGGCCGTTCAGTTATGGCTCAGCGCTCAACAGCCGCTCATACCGGAGCTCTGACCGGCTCTGACAAGGTTCAAGATGCTTTCTTCAAACAGCATGGCATAATCAGAGTAGATGATCTGGATGAATTACTTGAAACGGCTGAACTATTTCTAAAAAGTAAAGCCTCTCTCCCGGCAGGTGATCGAATTGGTATGATTACTGTTTCGGGTGGTGAAATCGGTCTCATTGGTGATGTCGCCGCTGAGATGAAACTTTCGTTTCCACCGCTGACAACGGCCGGATATAGTGCCTTGAAGAAGGTTCTGCCGCCGTTCACCAATGTAGGCAATCCATTAGATGCCTGGGGCAGTGGCGATTTGCGAGAATGCTATCCGCGCTGTATGGAGATAATGGCGCAAGAGCCGGACTTTGACATTCTCGCGGTTTCGCTGGATGCCACGGCCAGTTTAGCGGCTAATCAAGGGGAACAGTACGCGGATGTGGCTCGCGCGGCCGTCAAAGTCAAACGGACCGTCGGTAAAGAGATTATCGCCTTTTCCAACATCGCGGGCGGAACTGACACAAAGGTAAAAGAGATACTCGACAGTGCATCAATTCCTTTCTTACAGGGGACACGCGAATCGCTGAAAGCCGTTAAACGCTTTGTTGAATACAGCAAAGTGAGGCATGCCAAGCATAACTCTTCTATTAACGGCTTTTCGCCTCCCTTTGAGCAGACGGCAAGACTGATTGAAGGAAAAACGGGCTTTTTATCAGAGTATGATGCTAAGGCACTGCTTGAAACTTATGGTATTGCAAGGCCAAAAGAGTTAATTGCCCGTACTGAAGCTCAAGCCGTCAACCACGCCGATGAAATTGGTTATCCGCTAGTTATGAAAATTAACTCTGCTGATATAGCCCATAAGACGGAAGCGGGCGGGGTAATACTGGGGGTTGCCGATGAAGCTGGTGTGAGGACGGCATATCGCACAATCTTAACGAATGCCAAGCGTTATAACCCTAAGGCTGTGCTGGATGGAGTGCTTATCGGCGAGATGATCAGCGGTGCGGTAGCCGAATTTATTGTCGGCGTAAATACTGACAAAAACTTCGGCCCGGTTGTCGCCTGCGGAATGGGCGGTGTATTAGTTGAAATATTTAAAGATGCCGCACTTCGGCTGCCGCCGTTAACTAATGATTCCGCTGCCGCGATGCTGAATGAGATTAAGAGTTCGGCTCTGTTAAAAGGCTTTCGGGGACGGCCGGAAGGCGATGTCGAGGCTCTTGTGCGAGCTTTGGTACAAATAGGAAGGCTTGCCGTTGATTGGAAAGACCATATTTGCGCTATCGACATTAATCCTTTATTTGTTTTGCCAAAGGGAAAAGGTGTAATGGCAGTGGATTCAATTATTGAATTGAGGTGA
- the larA gene encoding nickel-dependent lactate racemase: MKKFELKLGKRAVKFSLPEEKIIDVVEGKEYPPIVDVEAAIKEALRNPIGTKPLKDIVKAGDKVAVVASDVTRAWVRFDIFLPYILNELNEAGVPDSDILLVVALGAHRINTPEEHVTVYGREVVDRVRIIQSYAPIKEDFTYIGTTSRGVAVSVNKEIVKADKVILTGGIVYHLMAGFGGGRKSILPGVSGYATIQGNHSFCLSEEIGKGTNPNSVSGKLDGNAMNEDMIEIAKMVHPDFLFNVTQTAEGKFARFVAGDWLQAWLEGCRTIEKIFGVPIREKADLVIASAGGYPKDINLYQADKTMDNAAMACKDDGVIILIMELPDINEPPDFSGWFNYESLYDREMALRKEFTVPGWAALKVGELAQKVPNIMVTLPGNKDFVEKAGMFPVTTMEEALDLAEKKLGRKDYTIMVMPYAANTVPILAKD; the protein is encoded by the coding sequence ATGAAAAAATTTGAACTCAAGTTAGGCAAACGGGCGGTCAAATTTTCTTTACCGGAAGAAAAAATTATTGATGTCGTAGAAGGAAAAGAGTATCCGCCTATAGTTGATGTTGAAGCGGCTATTAAGGAGGCACTTCGCAATCCTATTGGAACAAAACCACTAAAAGACATCGTGAAAGCCGGCGATAAAGTTGCTGTGGTAGCTAGTGATGTTACCAGGGCTTGGGTTCGTTTTGATATTTTTCTTCCGTATATTCTTAATGAACTGAATGAGGCCGGTGTACCTGACAGCGATATTTTATTAGTTGTAGCGTTGGGTGCTCACCGGATAAATACTCCTGAAGAGCACGTAACCGTATATGGACGGGAAGTCGTAGACAGAGTCAGGATCATTCAAAGTTATGCACCAATTAAGGAAGACTTTACGTATATTGGTACTACTTCGCGCGGGGTGGCGGTAAGCGTTAATAAAGAGATTGTCAAGGCTGACAAGGTGATATTGACCGGGGGAATCGTCTATCACTTAATGGCCGGATTTGGCGGCGGACGTAAATCTATACTTCCGGGAGTATCGGGTTACGCAACTATACAGGGCAATCATAGTTTCTGTTTGAGTGAAGAAATAGGCAAAGGAACTAACCCCAATAGCGTGTCTGGCAAACTTGACGGCAATGCCATGAATGAAGATATGATTGAAATTGCCAAGATGGTCCATCCTGATTTTTTGTTTAATGTTACACAAACTGCTGAGGGAAAGTTTGCCCGTTTTGTCGCCGGTGACTGGTTACAGGCTTGGCTTGAAGGATGCAGAACTATTGAGAAAATTTTTGGCGTTCCTATCAGAGAAAAAGCAGACTTGGTTATTGCCTCCGCCGGCGGCTATCCTAAGGATATTAACTTGTATCAGGCCGATAAAACAATGGATAATGCGGCGATGGCCTGCAAGGACGACGGCGTAATTATTCTCATAATGGAGCTGCCCGACATTAACGAGCCGCCTGATTTCAGCGGTTGGTTTAATTATGAATCGCTGTATGACAGGGAAATGGCATTGCGTAAAGAGTTTACAGTACCGGGGTGGGCCGCTTTGAAAGTAGGCGAGCTGGCACAGAAAGTTCCAAATATTATGGTAACGTTGCCGGGCAACAAAGATTTTGTGGAAAAAGCCGGAATGTTTCCGGTAACAACCATGGAAGAAGCATTGGATTTGGCAGAAAAAAAGCTGGGGCGTAAGGATTATACTATAATGGTTATGCCTTATGCTGCAAATACGGTACCGATTTTAGCAAAAGATTAA
- a CDS encoding IclR family transcriptional regulator, producing MVLNNSQESQVIQSVDRAITLLLELSEVPRDVDLAELSKKTGLTKSTASRLLSTMQKRGLVRQNPTTRRFSLGTGLIRLGNIALGQIWRPETFRSYLEQLVSDTGETASIAIRDGYKAVYIDQVASYNMIRSFPPIGATVDLHSTAVGKVLLSGLTPAVILKTMSGYKLTANTEKTITDLNVLLEVISHVREQGFAVEYEETELGGCCLAAPILDNDSKVIAAIGISGPIIRITPERIAVLSEIVKAAATELSAEFGYKNKNNARG from the coding sequence ATGGTTTTAAATAACTCTCAAGAATCTCAGGTGATTCAGTCGGTTGACCGGGCAATTACTCTACTTCTGGAACTAAGTGAAGTACCACGGGATGTTGATCTGGCCGAACTTTCTAAAAAAACCGGACTCACCAAAAGTACAGCATCTCGACTGTTATCAACAATGCAAAAACGCGGACTGGTTAGACAAAACCCAACCACCCGACGCTTCTCACTTGGCACGGGGCTCATCCGGTTAGGTAACATCGCCCTGGGTCAAATATGGCGTCCCGAAACGTTTCGCTCGTATCTCGAACAACTGGTCAGCGATACAGGTGAAACGGCTTCAATTGCTATTCGTGACGGATATAAAGCCGTTTATATTGATCAGGTAGCAAGCTATAACATGATCCGTTCTTTTCCTCCAATCGGTGCGACAGTTGATCTGCATTCAACAGCAGTCGGCAAGGTTCTGCTTAGCGGCTTAACTCCGGCGGTAATTTTAAAAACGATGTCCGGCTACAAACTTACTGCCAATACTGAAAAAACAATTACTGATTTGAACGTTCTTTTAGAGGTTATTAGCCACGTTCGTGAACAAGGCTTTGCTGTAGAGTATGAAGAAACGGAGCTTGGGGGTTGCTGCCTCGCCGCACCAATTCTAGATAATGACAGTAAGGTGATAGCGGCAATTGGCATATCCGGCCCGATTATTCGCATTACCCCCGAACGAATAGCCGTTCTGTCTGAAATTGTAAAAGCGGCAGCAACTGAACTGTCAGCTGAATTTGGCTATAAGAATAAAAATAATGCTAGGGGATGA
- a CDS encoding dihydroorotase family protein, with protein sequence MYDLLIKNGRLVSSDKIVKTNLYIQNGQIASVTESVHKAAKTFDASGLYVLPGCVDSHCHFREPGLTHKEDFSHGTAAAIIGGTTTVFDMPNTNPPLVKAEEFTAKAAAFKSKAYSDYAFWGLCLGPINNNDLQGLAAAGAIALKFFWGYGINNKTLQLIGNYKPGMPDCSPPLDDGEVFELFEHASKTNLIFAIHAENIELIQLMTNRVLSSGRRDYSALLEARPNLSEVLTLQTAIAFCKATHVRLHILHLSTAEGVNLVRNAKAQGLPLTAETCPHYLFLTNEDYDQVGQAMKVYPPVRQKKDQQALWAGLKDGSISVISSDHAPHSIAEKNGDLFSVPAGSCSVEVMLPMMLNEVSNGRLTLPFVVDKLSESPAKLYNIFPKKGNLQPGADADIVLVDMNKVTRITNDKLHSKQPLTPFAGKMITGWPVATFLRGIQIVSNGSIIHTAPSGELIKPLK encoded by the coding sequence TTGTACGACTTATTAATTAAAAACGGACGATTGGTAAGTAGCGACAAAATTGTAAAAACGAACCTTTATATTCAAAATGGTCAGATAGCCAGTGTTACAGAATCGGTCCACAAAGCCGCAAAAACTTTTGATGCATCCGGTCTGTACGTATTGCCCGGATGTGTTGATAGTCATTGCCATTTTCGCGAACCAGGATTAACGCATAAGGAAGACTTTAGCCATGGAACAGCTGCCGCGATTATAGGAGGAACAACAACAGTTTTCGATATGCCCAATACGAATCCGCCGCTTGTTAAAGCTGAGGAATTTACTGCTAAAGCCGCTGCTTTCAAATCTAAGGCATATAGCGATTATGCCTTCTGGGGATTGTGCCTAGGTCCGATCAATAACAATGATTTACAAGGTCTGGCAGCCGCCGGAGCTATTGCCTTAAAGTTTTTTTGGGGTTACGGAATCAATAATAAAACCTTACAGCTGATAGGAAATTACAAACCGGGAATGCCTGATTGCAGTCCTCCTCTAGACGATGGCGAGGTGTTTGAACTATTTGAACATGCGAGCAAAACCAATTTGATTTTTGCCATACATGCCGAAAATATTGAGTTAATTCAATTGATGACCAACCGGGTACTAAGCAGCGGAAGACGTGACTACTCGGCACTACTTGAGGCTAGACCCAATTTATCAGAAGTGCTTACGCTGCAGACGGCGATAGCTTTTTGTAAAGCAACACACGTGAGGCTGCATATTCTGCATCTATCAACGGCAGAAGGAGTAAACCTCGTTAGAAATGCTAAGGCTCAAGGCTTGCCCCTGACCGCTGAAACTTGTCCGCATTATCTATTTTTAACGAATGAAGACTATGACCAAGTTGGGCAAGCTATGAAAGTTTATCCGCCGGTTAGACAAAAAAAAGACCAGCAGGCGCTTTGGGCTGGTCTAAAGGACGGTTCTATATCAGTGATCAGTTCAGATCATGCACCGCATTCTATTGCCGAGAAAAATGGTGATTTATTTTCGGTTCCGGCAGGGTCATGCAGTGTCGAGGTTATGCTGCCGATGATGCTTAACGAAGTGAGTAACGGCAGGCTTACGTTGCCCTTTGTGGTGGATAAGCTCTCAGAAAGCCCAGCCAAATTATATAATATATTTCCTAAAAAAGGAAATCTTCAACCGGGTGCCGATGCGGACATCGTTTTAGTTGATATGAATAAGGTTACCCGAATTACGAATGACAAATTGCACAGCAAACAGCCGCTTACACCTTTTGCTGGAAAGATGATAACCGGCTGGCCTGTAGCTACGTTTTTAAGGGGAATTCAGATAGTGAGTAACGGCTCTATTATTCACACTGCTCCGTCGGGAGAACTAATAAAACCTTTAAAATAG
- a CDS encoding aspartate/glutamate racemase family protein yields MRIMVINPNTSTAMTDNIRHTLTAVKSPDTELTVTCPKFGPITIETAYDEAWATVYMLDLVKQANDEGYDAILLACFADPGLVAAREVSRIPVIGIAEATMHMACMLGAKFTLIAPRKERVASKYEHVSRVGVESKLASVRSLNMTVAQTEADPERTKARAFELAQQAAEEDGAEVIILGCAGMAGYAKEIEDKLGIVVLEPSAVGLKIAEATASLGLKHSKRAYYSIPPKKEFKGKD; encoded by the coding sequence ATGAGGATTATGGTTATTAATCCTAACACTTCGACGGCCATGACTGATAATATCCGGCATACCCTGACAGCTGTCAAGAGCCCCGACACCGAGCTTACCGTTACTTGTCCTAAGTTCGGTCCAATTACAATTGAAACAGCCTATGATGAAGCGTGGGCTACAGTCTATATGCTTGATTTGGTAAAGCAGGCCAATGATGAGGGATACGACGCGATTCTTCTTGCTTGTTTCGCTGATCCGGGATTGGTAGCGGCAAGGGAAGTATCACGAATTCCAGTAATCGGTATTGCCGAAGCCACAATGCACATGGCGTGCATGCTGGGCGCCAAATTTACACTCATAGCCCCTCGCAAGGAAAGGGTCGCTTCCAAATATGAACATGTGTCCCGAGTTGGCGTCGAAAGCAAATTGGCTTCCGTGCGTAGCCTTAATATGACTGTGGCTCAGACTGAAGCAGACCCTGAACGTACTAAAGCCCGCGCCTTTGAACTAGCGCAGCAAGCGGCCGAGGAAGACGGAGCGGAAGTAATCATTCTTGGCTGCGCCGGTATGGCCGGTTATGCTAAAGAAATCGAAGACAAGCTTGGCATTGTGGTGCTTGAGCCTTCGGCCGTAGGGCTAAAGATTGCGGAGGCGACGGCAAGCCTTGGACTTAAACACTCCAAACGCGCTTATTATTCTATTCCGCCAAAAAAAGAATTTAAGGGTAAAGATTAG